One genomic segment of Rubeoparvulum massiliense includes these proteins:
- the smc gene encoding chromosome segregation protein SMC: MYLKSLELKGFKSFAQRTELQFVTGITAVVGPNGSGKSNISDAIRWVLGEQSARSLRGAKMEDIIFAGSDHLKPLNFGEVSLTLDNSDRALPLDFQEVMVTRRLYRSGESEYFINKQACRLKDITELFMDTGLGKEAYSVIGQGRVEEILSSKSEDRRIIFEEAAGIVKYKTRKKEAEKKLEQTEQNLLRLNDIQTELEERLGPLTEQAEKARQYKEFKTELEQTEVGLYVFQIEDVHVKWEEVRNRSSQLQREVNEETTKLRSIEAKYEELRLLYHQLETAQDEHQQQLLELSETIEKLEGQREVLRERLRNQENVRDDKSQQLEEMITKLKLYQEELVKRSKYLQECEEGFAKKEAELAAEEERYQQFLKHNPEELEQLKGDYIDLLNKMAAHRNEQRNKEENLQQLKRRTLRMEEEHQHVLEQEGVIAEALQAVEEELKQLTAEMAHYQHQQKALLTKKEELEEVKRGTTVNMQEVSSHLEHIRSKYEVLKEWQDSFNGFMQGVKEVLKERGHHLQGIHGAVAELIQVEPKVELAIETALGSALQHVVVDDEKVGREAIQLLKARRAGRATFLPLNVIKSRRISSNEESLIRHEQGVLGIASDLVQVTETYRSVIEHLLGNVIIVDQMETANHIASLLRYRFRLVTLEGDVVSPGGAMTGGSVKQNNSHLLGRQRQIDELQDLLERARKKQEELQATMRQQAQELNSMQHQETELRHLIDEKRETLLQVETKRNQLLMEERSLKEKSTLHQSEMNQFQQEITAYQEVLSRLGTELQELELASAEMKEKINSIEDQLKQQEHFKEEHNQTITQLKIAVAEQAEHVRSVRDQVKQLQDTEDGLIAEKDQLQEQLAQGGENAQQWGEQLDSLGLTMEAYRHQRIQLEVTIGEGKTSRITVKEEMDQRDAEIRQCNQRVKILDGQLHQAEVQVNRYDVELDNHLSHLREEYHISYELAKERYAVPENVEEAKRKVSQLKRSITQLGNVNLGAIEELAEVKERYQFLTTQRADLVSAKESLYQVIKEMNEEMTRRFSETFVQIRQQFQQVFTQLFGGGRADLMLTDEEDMLNTGVDIIAQPPGKKLQHLSLLSGGEKALTAIALLFAILQIKPVPFCVLDEVEAALDEANVIRFAQFLRRFSEETQFIVVTHRKGTMEGADVLYGVTMEESGVSKLVSVRLDEGWEISAS, from the coding sequence ATGTACCTCAAATCATTGGAGCTGAAGGGCTTCAAATCATTTGCTCAACGCACCGAATTACAATTTGTAACTGGGATAACCGCGGTGGTTGGACCAAATGGCAGTGGGAAGAGTAATATTTCTGATGCCATTCGTTGGGTCCTTGGGGAGCAAAGTGCTCGCTCCTTACGGGGGGCAAAAATGGAGGATATCATTTTTGCTGGGAGCGATCATTTAAAACCACTAAACTTTGGGGAGGTTTCTCTTACTTTAGATAATAGTGACAGAGCCTTACCCCTTGATTTTCAAGAAGTGATGGTAACACGTCGACTGTATCGTTCTGGAGAAAGTGAATATTTTATCAATAAGCAAGCATGCCGTTTAAAGGATATCACAGAGCTTTTCATGGATACAGGATTAGGTAAGGAAGCCTATTCTGTAATTGGACAAGGTCGTGTTGAAGAGATTCTTAGCAGTAAATCGGAGGATCGTCGGATTATCTTCGAGGAGGCTGCAGGTATCGTTAAATATAAGACACGTAAGAAGGAAGCAGAGAAAAAGTTAGAGCAGACTGAGCAAAATCTGCTTCGTCTCAATGACATCCAAACAGAATTGGAAGAGCGTCTTGGCCCCTTAACGGAACAAGCTGAGAAAGCGAGGCAATATAAAGAGTTCAAAACGGAGTTGGAACAGACTGAGGTTGGACTCTATGTTTTTCAAATTGAGGATGTGCATGTGAAGTGGGAGGAGGTTCGTAACCGCTCATCTCAACTTCAGCGTGAAGTGAACGAGGAGACGACCAAGCTTCGTAGCATCGAAGCAAAATATGAAGAACTCCGACTGCTCTATCATCAGCTAGAAACAGCTCAAGATGAGCATCAACAGCAATTGCTAGAATTAAGCGAAACAATCGAGAAGCTGGAGGGGCAACGGGAGGTATTACGGGAACGTCTCCGCAATCAAGAAAATGTTCGTGACGATAAAAGCCAGCAGCTCGAAGAGATGATTACAAAGCTAAAGCTATACCAGGAAGAACTAGTGAAGCGAAGTAAATATCTACAGGAATGTGAGGAAGGCTTTGCAAAGAAGGAAGCTGAGTTAGCAGCAGAAGAGGAACGATATCAACAATTTCTCAAGCATAATCCTGAGGAACTGGAACAGTTAAAAGGGGATTATATCGATCTGCTCAATAAGATGGCAGCCCATCGTAATGAACAACGGAATAAGGAAGAGAACCTTCAGCAGCTAAAGCGCCGTACTCTTCGGATGGAAGAGGAACATCAGCATGTACTGGAACAAGAAGGTGTAATCGCTGAAGCACTTCAGGCTGTTGAAGAAGAGTTGAAGCAATTAACCGCAGAGATGGCCCATTATCAGCATCAGCAAAAAGCTCTCCTGACAAAGAAGGAAGAGCTAGAAGAGGTTAAACGAGGTACCACCGTCAATATGCAAGAAGTGAGCAGCCACCTCGAGCATATTCGTTCCAAATATGAAGTGCTAAAGGAATGGCAGGATTCTTTCAATGGCTTCATGCAAGGCGTAAAAGAAGTGCTGAAGGAACGGGGGCATCATCTCCAAGGCATCCATGGAGCTGTAGCTGAATTGATTCAGGTTGAACCTAAGGTGGAATTAGCCATTGAGACGGCCTTAGGTAGTGCTCTCCAACATGTTGTGGTAGATGATGAGAAAGTAGGTCGCGAAGCCATTCAGCTCTTGAAAGCACGCCGTGCAGGCCGTGCCACCTTCCTTCCTTTAAATGTTATCAAGTCACGGCGGATCTCTAGCAATGAAGAGAGCCTCATTCGTCATGAACAAGGAGTCTTAGGAATTGCCAGTGATCTTGTACAGGTGACTGAAACATATCGCTCAGTCATCGAACATCTATTAGGAAATGTGATTATTGTGGACCAGATGGAAACAGCCAATCACATTGCCAGCTTACTTCGCTATCGTTTTCGTTTGGTTACGCTGGAGGGAGACGTAGTTAGTCCAGGTGGAGCCATGACAGGAGGAAGTGTGAAGCAGAATAATTCCCATCTCCTTGGACGCCAACGGCAGATTGATGAGCTTCAGGATTTATTAGAACGTGCAAGAAAGAAGCAGGAAGAATTACAGGCTACGATGCGGCAACAAGCTCAAGAGCTTAACAGCATGCAGCATCAGGAGACTGAGCTCCGTCATCTCATTGATGAAAAACGAGAAACACTCCTACAGGTGGAAACAAAACGGAATCAATTACTGATGGAAGAACGAAGCCTGAAGGAGAAATCCACCCTTCACCAGAGTGAGATGAATCAGTTCCAACAGGAAATTACAGCCTATCAAGAGGTATTAAGTCGCTTAGGCACAGAGCTGCAGGAATTAGAGTTGGCTAGTGCTGAGATGAAGGAGAAGATTAACAGCATAGAAGACCAGTTAAAGCAGCAGGAGCATTTTAAGGAAGAGCATAATCAAACCATTACACAGCTTAAAATTGCTGTGGCAGAACAGGCGGAGCATGTTCGTAGCGTTCGTGATCAAGTGAAGCAATTACAGGATACAGAAGATGGGCTAATTGCTGAGAAGGATCAACTGCAAGAGCAATTGGCACAAGGTGGTGAAAATGCTCAGCAATGGGGAGAACAATTAGACTCACTAGGGTTGACCATGGAAGCGTATCGTCACCAGCGTATCCAGTTGGAGGTAACCATCGGTGAAGGGAAGACGAGCAGAATCACTGTGAAAGAGGAGATGGACCAGCGTGATGCTGAGATCCGTCAGTGCAATCAACGCGTGAAGATCTTAGATGGCCAACTTCATCAAGCAGAGGTTCAGGTGAACCGCTATGATGTGGAATTGGATAATCACTTATCCCATTTACGGGAGGAATACCATATCAGTTACGAGCTAGCGAAGGAGCGGTATGCTGTTCCTGAAAATGTGGAAGAAGCAAAACGCAAGGTGAGCCAGTTAAAGCGCTCCATTACTCAACTAGGTAATGTGAATCTCGGCGCCATCGAAGAGTTGGCTGAGGTGAAGGAACGTTATCAATTTTTGACCACACAACGGGCAGATCTGGTCTCAGCCAAGGAATCACTCTATCAGGTGATCAAAGAGATGAATGAGGAGATGACTCGACGTTTTAGTGAGACATTCGTCCAAATTCGCCAGCAGTTTCAGCAGGTATTCACGCAGCTCTTTGGTGGTGGACGGGCAGATCTGATGCTAACCGATGAAGAGGATATGTTGAATACAGGGGTGGATATTATTGCCCAACCGCCCGGTAAAAAGCTACAACATCTTTCCCTTCTTTCAGGTGGTGAAAAAGCGTTGACGGCCATTGCATTACTATTTGCCATCCTTCAGATCAAACCGGTTCCCTTCTGTGTGCTGGATGAAGTTGAGGCAGCCTTAGATGAGGCCAATGTCATTCGATTTGCCCAGTTTCTTCGTCGTTTCTCTGAAGAAACACAGTTCATTGTAGTTACCCATCGGAAGGGTACAATGGAGGGAGCTGATGTCCTCTATGGGGTTACGATGGAGGAATCAGGCGTATCGAAGCTAGTCTCTGTTCGTTTGGATGAAGGATGGGAAATCAGTGCCTCCTAA
- the rnc gene encoding ribonuclease III has translation MMVTDLVKQLEIPFHDVRLLRQAFTHSSYVNEHRKRYHEDNERLEYLGDAVLELTVSHFLYQQYPNKREGEMTKLRAAIVCEASLVKFADALQFGQFLLLGKGEELTGGRKRPAILADAFEAFIGALYLDQGLDAVYRFLEAHVFPAVKQGVFDQVEDYKSLLQEWVQQDIHQEIEYRLVEEKGPAHARQFVIQAILNGKPYGLGVGKSKKDAEQHAAKTTLEQLGAL, from the coding sequence ATGATGGTAACAGATCTAGTCAAACAATTGGAGATACCTTTTCATGATGTTCGCCTTCTTCGCCAAGCTTTTACCCACTCTTCCTATGTGAATGAACATCGAAAACGGTATCATGAGGATAATGAAAGGTTGGAATACTTGGGGGATGCTGTGCTTGAGTTGACCGTCTCCCATTTCCTCTATCAACAGTATCCCAATAAACGGGAAGGCGAGATGACCAAGCTGCGCGCAGCCATTGTTTGTGAGGCCTCCTTGGTAAAGTTTGCTGATGCTTTGCAATTTGGTCAGTTCTTACTTCTCGGTAAAGGGGAAGAGTTAACGGGAGGTCGAAAAAGACCAGCCATCCTCGCTGATGCATTTGAGGCCTTTATTGGTGCACTTTATCTCGACCAGGGTTTGGATGCAGTATATCGCTTCTTAGAAGCTCATGTATTTCCAGCTGTAAAGCAAGGGGTATTTGACCAAGTAGAAGATTATAAGAGTCTGCTACAAGAATGGGTACAGCAGGATATTCACCAAGAGATCGAATATCGCTTAGTGGAAGAAAAGGGACCTGCCCATGCTCGACAGTTTGTTATTCAAGCCATCTTGAATGGTAAACCATATGGCTTGGGTGTTGGCAAATCTAAAAAAGATGCGGAACAGCATGCCGCAAAAACTACGTTAGAGCAACTGGGAGCGTTGTAA
- the fabF gene encoding beta-ketoacyl-ACP synthase II has product MFGKRVVVTGYGAITPVGNNILEFWSSLIEGKSGVDTITAFDVSDYPVQIAAEVKEFDPSQYMDRTEARKMDRFVQFAVAAATEAIQHANLQITDQNRQRIGVLIGSGIGGLATLEENHTKLMEKGPRRVSPFFIPMMIANMASGQVSIHFGAQGPNTTVVTACATGTHSIGDAAAIIARGQADVMIAGGTEATITPLAVAGFASMRALSTRNDEPKRASRPFDGERDGFVMGEGAGVLVLESLEHALERGATIYAEIAGYGMSADAFHITQPAPEGDGAYRAMREALAEAKLSPQDVGYINAHGTSTDFNDRLESLAIKRLFGEYAMDVAVSSTKSMTGHLLGAAGAVEAIVGVKVLETGIIPPTINYEVPDPECDLDYVPNEARKQEVQVVLSNSLGFGGHNASIVLKKYQP; this is encoded by the coding sequence ATGTTTGGTAAACGTGTTGTGGTGACTGGCTATGGTGCCATAACCCCAGTAGGTAATAATATTCTAGAATTTTGGTCATCATTAATAGAAGGTAAATCAGGTGTTGATACGATCACCGCATTTGATGTATCTGATTATCCTGTGCAAATCGCAGCAGAGGTGAAAGAATTCGACCCTTCACAATATATGGATCGTACAGAGGCCCGCAAGATGGACCGTTTTGTTCAATTCGCAGTGGCAGCAGCAACCGAAGCGATCCAGCACGCAAACTTGCAGATTACGGATCAAAATCGTCAGCGGATTGGTGTCTTGATCGGTTCGGGGATCGGTGGACTTGCCACCCTTGAGGAGAATCATACGAAGCTCATGGAAAAAGGTCCACGTCGTGTCAGCCCGTTTTTTATCCCGATGATGATCGCCAATATGGCATCTGGTCAAGTCTCCATTCACTTTGGCGCACAAGGTCCTAATACTACAGTAGTAACAGCATGTGCCACAGGAACTCATTCTATCGGTGATGCAGCTGCAATTATCGCAAGAGGACAAGCTGATGTGATGATCGCTGGTGGTACAGAGGCTACGATCACACCACTGGCAGTGGCTGGATTCGCATCGATGCGAGCTTTATCTACGCGAAATGATGAGCCCAAGCGGGCATCTCGTCCTTTTGATGGAGAGCGGGATGGATTTGTGATGGGAGAAGGCGCAGGTGTTCTTGTGTTGGAATCATTAGAGCATGCCCTAGAACGCGGTGCGACCATTTATGCAGAAATTGCTGGCTATGGTATGAGTGCAGATGCCTTCCATATCACGCAACCAGCACCTGAAGGTGATGGTGCCTATCGTGCCATGCGAGAAGCCTTAGCTGAAGCTAAACTTTCGCCACAGGATGTAGGATATATTAATGCCCATGGAACCTCTACTGATTTTAATGACCGCTTGGAATCATTAGCCATTAAACGACTTTTTGGCGAGTATGCGATGGATGTAGCTGTCTCTTCAACAAAATCCATGACTGGTCACCTCCTCGGTGCTGCTGGCGCAGTGGAAGCCATTGTTGGTGTAAAGGTGCTTGAAACTGGCATTATTCCTCCTACGATCAACTATGAAGTGCCAGATCCTGAATGTGATCTAGACTATGTTCCCAATGAAGCACGAAAACAAGAGGTGCAGGTAGTCCTTTCCAATTCCTTAGGATTTGGTGGACACAACGCCTCCATCGTTCTAAAAAAATACCAACCATAG
- the acpP gene encoding acyl carrier protein, with protein sequence MSANFEKVKKIIVERLGVNEADVTMEAMFKEDLGADSLDIVELVMDLEDEFDMEISDEDAEKISTVGDAVHYIEAHS encoded by the coding sequence ATGTCAGCGAACTTTGAGAAAGTAAAAAAAATCATTGTAGAACGTCTTGGTGTTAACGAGGCTGATGTAACAATGGAAGCTATGTTCAAAGAGGACTTAGGCGCAGACTCTCTGGACATTGTTGAATTAGTCATGGATTTAGAAGATGAGTTTGACATGGAAATTTCTGATGAGGATGCAGAGAAGATTTCTACAGTAGGGGATGCGGTTCATTATATTGAAGCCCACTCATAA
- the fabG gene encoding 3-oxoacyl-[acyl-carrier-protein] reductase, translated as MEGRVALVTGASRGIGRAIALELAKSGCHVAVNYARQLDAANEVVEQIQAMGQQAIAIQGDVSKVDDVNAMVEEVVKEFGRVDILVNNAGITKDNLLIRMKEEEWDSVMAINLKGVFLLSKAVARIMMKQRYGRIINISSVVGTLGNGGQANYAAAKAGVIGLSKSLARELASRGITVNVVAPGFIETDMTAVLSEEMRASLYQQIPLARLGQPEDVAHVVRFLTSDDASYMTGQTLHVDGGMVMQ; from the coding sequence ATGGAAGGAAGAGTTGCGTTAGTTACAGGTGCTTCAAGGGGGATTGGACGTGCCATTGCCTTAGAATTAGCCAAGTCTGGTTGTCATGTTGCTGTCAACTATGCACGGCAGCTGGATGCTGCTAATGAAGTGGTAGAGCAGATTCAGGCAATGGGGCAGCAAGCCATTGCCATTCAAGGAGACGTTTCCAAGGTAGACGACGTGAATGCCATGGTTGAAGAGGTTGTAAAAGAGTTTGGACGAGTGGATATACTTGTTAATAACGCAGGAATTACGAAGGATAACCTCCTTATCCGAATGAAGGAAGAAGAATGGGATAGCGTTATGGCCATCAATTTAAAGGGTGTATTTTTGCTCAGCAAGGCGGTGGCTCGTATCATGATGAAGCAACGGTATGGCCGTATTATTAATATTTCATCAGTTGTGGGTACCTTGGGGAATGGTGGTCAAGCTAATTATGCAGCAGCGAAAGCAGGCGTGATCGGACTGTCAAAATCCCTTGCACGTGAGTTAGCATCGCGGGGCATAACAGTCAATGTGGTGGCACCTGGTTTTATAGAAACAGATATGACAGCGGTCTTATCCGAAGAGATGAGAGCAAGTCTATATCAACAGATACCTTTAGCACGCCTCGGACAGCCTGAGGATGTTGCTCATGTGGTCCGCTTCTTAACCAGTGATGATGCTAGTTACATGACTGGTCAGACACTGCATGTTGATGGGGGAATGGTGATGCAGTAA
- the fabD gene encoding ACP S-malonyltransferase produces the protein MGKLAYLFPGQGSQKVGMAQELLDTWKSAKQRYAEADHLLGHSLTKLCLEGPAEELTTTYNAQPAILTTSIAWWQALQAEVDLQPDYVAGHSLGEYSALVAAGVLSFSDAVQLVYQRGRLMEEAVPAGEGSMTAVLWKDQDALAAICTQVSEQLGSVQIANINCPGQLIISGKREAVQHAAQLAKEAGAMRVIPLQVSGPFHSRLMQPAQAGLKKSLQQAQFHYSLIPIISNVTAKPMEEATEIQQRLEEQLVSPVRWQESIEWMIEEGVDLFIELGPGSVLGGLVRKINRHVQVFSIQDLESYRQVVSLLRNEVSCEVHD, from the coding sequence ATGGGAAAACTGGCATACTTATTTCCTGGCCAAGGCTCGCAAAAGGTAGGAATGGCTCAGGAATTACTGGATACATGGAAGAGTGCGAAACAGCGATATGCCGAGGCTGATCATCTATTGGGTCATTCCTTAACGAAGTTATGTTTAGAAGGACCTGCAGAAGAATTAACCACAACGTATAATGCGCAGCCTGCGATTTTAACAACGAGTATCGCTTGGTGGCAGGCGCTCCAAGCAGAAGTAGATCTACAGCCTGATTATGTGGCTGGTCACAGTCTTGGTGAGTATTCCGCATTGGTGGCCGCTGGTGTACTCTCCTTCAGTGATGCAGTCCAGCTCGTTTATCAAAGAGGGAGGCTCATGGAAGAGGCGGTACCAGCAGGAGAAGGAAGTATGACCGCTGTTTTGTGGAAGGATCAAGATGCCTTAGCAGCGATCTGTACTCAGGTTAGTGAACAGTTGGGCTCTGTTCAGATTGCCAATATCAACTGTCCGGGCCAATTGATCATCTCTGGTAAACGAGAAGCAGTTCAGCATGCAGCACAGCTTGCCAAGGAGGCAGGCGCAATGCGGGTGATTCCCCTTCAGGTTAGCGGTCCCTTCCATTCTCGCTTGATGCAGCCTGCACAAGCAGGACTGAAGAAAAGCTTACAGCAAGCACAATTTCATTATTCGCTGATTCCTATTATCTCCAATGTAACAGCGAAGCCCATGGAAGAAGCAACTGAGATTCAACAACGCCTAGAAGAACAACTAGTTTCTCCTGTACGTTGGCAAGAATCCATTGAATGGATGATCGAGGAAGGTGTCGATCTTTTTATCGAATTGGGTCCAGGTTCTGTTTTAGGCGGGCTTGTACGGAAGATCAACCGTCATGTCCAGGTATTCTCCATTCAAGATCTGGAGAGCTATAGACAGGTGGTCTCTTTATTGCGAAATGAAGTAAGCTGTGAAGTACATGATTAA
- a CDS encoding beta-ketoacyl-ACP synthase III, with protein MSHFAAGILGTGSYVPDKVLTNFDLEKMVETSDEWIRTRTGIEERRIASEDQAASDLAYEAAKRALEAAKITAEDLDLIIVATVTPDMAFPSTACIIQDRLGAKKAAAYDTSAACAGFLYGIVQASQFIQTGVYRHVLIIGVEVLSKIVNWKDRNTCVLFGDGAGAVVMGRVAPGSGVRSFTLGADGSGGSLLCLPGGGSRKPLTEEGIHQGLHYLSMAGNEVFKFAVRVMNTSADEVLRKIGWEKEDVDFLVPHQANIRIIEAARERLNLPLEKVVVNLNRYGNMSSASIPVALDEAVRSGRIYEGARVILVGFGGGLTWGATSMIWDTKEQEE; from the coding sequence ATGAGTCATTTTGCTGCAGGGATTTTGGGTACCGGCTCCTATGTGCCAGATAAAGTCTTAACCAATTTTGATCTAGAAAAAATGGTGGAGACTTCTGATGAATGGATCCGTACTCGTACCGGCATTGAAGAACGGCGGATTGCAAGTGAAGATCAAGCTGCATCTGATTTAGCCTATGAGGCTGCCAAACGAGCGTTGGAAGCAGCAAAAATTACAGCTGAAGATTTGGATCTGATTATTGTGGCCACGGTTACACCAGATATGGCCTTCCCCTCCACAGCTTGTATTATTCAAGATCGTCTTGGCGCAAAGAAAGCCGCCGCTTATGATACCTCTGCAGCATGTGCAGGCTTTTTATATGGAATCGTCCAAGCATCACAATTTATTCAGACGGGTGTCTATCGTCATGTTTTAATCATTGGTGTAGAGGTCTTATCGAAAATTGTAAATTGGAAAGATCGAAATACCTGTGTACTTTTTGGTGATGGGGCAGGCGCTGTTGTCATGGGACGTGTGGCTCCAGGAAGTGGTGTTCGTTCCTTCACCTTGGGAGCTGATGGAAGTGGTGGTTCGCTTCTCTGTCTACCTGGTGGGGGTTCACGTAAGCCTTTAACTGAAGAAGGGATTCATCAAGGATTACATTATCTTTCCATGGCAGGCAATGAAGTATTTAAGTTTGCTGTTCGTGTTATGAATACCTCTGCTGATGAGGTATTACGGAAGATCGGCTGGGAGAAGGAAGATGTGGATTTTCTAGTCCCTCATCAAGCGAATATCCGTATTATCGAAGCAGCGCGGGAACGCCTAAATCTTCCTTTGGAAAAAGTAGTAGTTAATCTGAATCGTTACGGAAATATGTCTAGCGCCTCCATCCCTGTAGCACTGGATGAGGCTGTACGAAGTGGTCGTATTTATGAAGGGGCACGTGTCATCTTAGTAGGCTTTGGTGGTGGATTAACCTGGGGTGCTACCTCCATGATCTGGGATACGAAGGAACAGGAGGAGTAG
- the plsX gene encoding phosphate acyltransferase PlsX — translation MRIVVDAMGGDHAPHEIVKGVLAAQEKWPNVHYILVGRKEEVRPLIEGANHLELIDAPEVIATDDEPTRAIRRKKDSSLVVATQLLQEQKADAMISAGNTGALMAAGLFIVGRMQGVERPGLGTVFPTMDGKGCFVIDLGANVDAKPQHLYHYAILGHAYMEEVMGCEHPRIGLLNVGTEDKKGNMLTKEVFQLLKESELNFVGNVEARDVLNGVCDVLVCDGFSGNVMLKSIEGVAATLFSILKEELTKTTMRKLAAATLKPGLRNIKNKLDYKEHGGAPLLGLQAPLIKAHGSSDARAIENAIGQAIKMIESQYVQRVMKHMEGMNEE, via the coding sequence ATGAGAATCGTGGTCGATGCAATGGGAGGAGATCATGCTCCACACGAGATCGTGAAAGGTGTACTAGCCGCACAAGAGAAGTGGCCTAATGTTCACTATATATTAGTTGGTCGCAAGGAAGAAGTGCGGCCCTTGATTGAGGGCGCCAATCACTTGGAATTAATCGATGCCCCTGAAGTGATTGCTACCGATGATGAACCGACAAGGGCGATACGACGTAAGAAGGACAGCTCTTTAGTAGTAGCTACACAGCTTCTCCAGGAGCAAAAAGCTGATGCGATGATCTCTGCAGGAAATACAGGCGCTTTAATGGCAGCTGGTCTCTTCATCGTCGGTAGAATGCAGGGAGTGGAACGACCTGGATTAGGGACTGTCTTTCCAACCATGGATGGCAAAGGATGTTTCGTCATTGACTTAGGCGCCAATGTGGATGCAAAGCCTCAACATCTCTACCATTATGCCATTTTAGGTCATGCTTACATGGAAGAGGTAATGGGATGTGAGCATCCACGAATTGGACTGCTCAATGTGGGGACAGAGGATAAAAAAGGCAATATGCTGACAAAAGAAGTTTTTCAACTTTTAAAAGAAAGCGAGCTTAATTTTGTTGGCAATGTGGAAGCGCGCGATGTGTTGAACGGTGTCTGTGATGTTTTAGTCTGCGATGGCTTCTCAGGCAATGTCATGTTGAAATCCATCGAGGGTGTTGCTGCTACACTCTTTTCCATCCTCAAGGAGGAGCTAACTAAGACTACGATGCGGAAGCTAGCAGCAGCCACCTTAAAACCAGGCTTACGAAATATCAAGAATAAATTGGATTACAAGGAGCATGGTGGTGCACCGCTGCTAGGGTTACAGGCTCCTTTGATCAAAGCTCATGGTTCATCAGATGCAAGAGCCATCGAGAATGCCATTGGGCAAGCGATCAAGATGATCGAGAGTCAGTATGTTCAAAGAGTGATGAAACATATGGAAGGAATGAATGAGGAATGA
- the fapR gene encoding transcription factor FapR, protein MILARIKKEKRQEQLRRELEENPFLTDEELAHIFTVSIQTIRLDRLELGIPEYRERIKTVAQKHFDTVRSLPIEEVFGEVIDLELDKSAISLLEIGADHVFSRNHIARGHVIFAQANSLAVAVLNEEVVLTATANVKYIRPVYLGERSIAKARVLNSTSKYSEVEVVTYVEGEAVFEGRFTMYRSQHWNKSHNSDGGRS, encoded by the coding sequence ATGATCTTGGCACGAATCAAGAAAGAAAAAAGGCAGGAACAATTGCGTCGAGAGCTCGAGGAGAATCCATTTCTGACAGATGAAGAATTGGCGCATATTTTTACTGTTAGTATTCAGACGATTCGCCTTGACCGTTTAGAACTTGGTATTCCTGAATATCGTGAGAGAATCAAGACCGTTGCTCAGAAGCATTTCGATACGGTTCGTTCTCTACCCATTGAAGAGGTTTTTGGAGAGGTTATCGATCTTGAACTGGATAAGTCAGCGATCTCCCTATTAGAGATTGGCGCTGACCATGTCTTCTCACGGAATCACATTGCTAGAGGGCATGTGATCTTTGCCCAAGCCAATTCCCTCGCCGTTGCAGTCCTCAATGAGGAAGTGGTATTGACTGCAACAGCCAATGTGAAGTACATAAGACCAGTTTATCTAGGAGAACGTAGTATTGCCAAAGCGCGGGTCCTTAACTCTACTAGCAAGTATAGCGAAGTAGAAGTCGTTACTTATGTAGAAGGTGAAGCCGTGTTCGAAGGAAGATTCACGATGTATCGTAGCCAGCATTGGAACAAGAGTCATAACAGCGATGGGGGGAGAAGTTAA
- the rpmF gene encoding 50S ribosomal protein L32, with translation MAVPQRRTSKTRKRMRRTHFKLSVPGMVKCPQCGEYKLAHRVCKACGYYKGEVVVEK, from the coding sequence ATGGCAGTACCACAACGGAGAACATCTAAGACAAGAAAACGTATGCGTCGTACACACTTTAAGTTGAGCGTGCCAGGTATGGTTAAATGCCCACAATGCGGTGAATACAAACTAGCTCACCGTGTGTGCAAAGCTTGCGGATACTATAAAGGTGAAGTAGTTGTTGAGAAATAA